One genomic region from Anopheles bellator chromosome 2, idAnoBellAS_SP24_06.2, whole genome shotgun sequence encodes:
- the LOC131209339 gene encoding ATP synthase-coupling factor 6, mitochondrial gives MLTNQMLSAARIVGLQARRNYGVSAVLLSKATDPIQQLFVNKLREYGQKSAGGKLVDATPEIERELKQEMEKLAKQYGGASGVDMTAFPTFKFEEPKIDPINSSA, from the exons ATGCTGACCAACCAGATGCTCTCCGCTGCCCGTATCGTGGGACTCCAGGCCCGCCGCAACTACGGTGTGTCAGCCGTCCTGCTGTCGAAAGCTACCGATCCTATCCAGCAGCTGTTCGTGAACAAATTGCGCGAGTATGGACAGAAGAGCGC TGGTGGCAAGCTGGTTGACGCTACTCCGGAAATCGAGCGAGAACTGAAGCAGGAAATGGAGAAGCTGGCCAAGCAGTACGGCGGTGCTTCGGGCGTGGACATGACCGCCTTCCCAACGTTTAAGTTCGAGGAACCGAAGATCGATCCGATCAATTCGAGCGCATAA
- the LOC131207550 gene encoding DNA polymerase epsilon catalytic subunit 1 yields the protein MFSTNTGKFAAEKPVGDDTNEIGYRQSRENDQIDLKYGFERVKDTQERTGYLINMHSTEILNDDRRLVAALDMYFLKMDGTRYKITVIYAPYLLLITREGHSFELAKFLSKKYSGQLLKVEHLQKEDLDLPNHLSGLKQNLLKLSFPNTTQMNRVKRDLNIAVKKNREREKANTFYMQMLSTSLSTAIRWEDDEESEGRAPNQNVDFYDYIMDMREHDVPYHVRVSIDLNIFCGSWYTIRCRSGMENDELPVITPRPDILDRPEPVVLAFDIETTKLPLKFPDAQTDQIMMISYMIDGQGYLITNREIISGDVDDFEYTPKPEFEGNFIVFNEPNELGLLQKFFDHILDVKPHIFVTYNGDFFDWPFVEARAAVYELDMRREIGFAKANARDGNYLCRPAMHLDCLCWVKRDSYLPVGSHGLKAVAKSKLRYDPVELDPEEMCRMAVEQPQVLANYSVSDAVATYYLYMKYVHPFIFALATIIPLEPDEILRKGSGTLCESLLMKEAFNVNIVFPNKQIGELNKLSNDGHVLDSETYVGGHVEALESGVFRADISTRFRLDQEMIRQLQQNIDRVLEQAIVTEEGVPLADVINFQEVKEEIQSTLQQLHDIPTRLEQPVIYHLDVGAMYPNIILTNRLQPSSMVSDADCAACEYNRPEARCKRNMEWLWRGEMLPASRNEFQRIQQQLETEKFPPLFPGGQQRAFHELSREDQAAYEKKRLADYCRKAYKKTKVTRLETRTSTICQRENSFYVDTVRAFRDRRYEYKGMTKVAKAAVTAAVKSGDAGEIKAAKGREVLYDSLQLAHKCILNSFYGYVMRKGARWHSMPMAGIVCLTGSNIITKAREIIERVGRPLELDTDGIWCILPASFPQEFTIRTRHAKKQTINVSYPNAVLNTMVKDHFTNDQYHELEREATGTEAQYSIRKENSIFFEVDGPYLAMVLPAAKEEGKRLKKRYAVFNFDGSLAELKGFEVKRRGELQLIKIFQSSVFEAFLQGSTLEQCYAAVAKIADYWLDVLYSKGHNMPDVELFELISENRSMSRKLEDYGQQKSTSISTAKRLAEFLGDQMVKDAGLACKFVISRKPEGAPVTERAIPLAIFQSEPSVRRHYLRRWLKDSTMGDADIREVLDWGYYIERLGGTIQKIITIPAALQGLNNPVPRVQHPDWLHRKMLEKNDTLKQRRINEMFTMRVEKPCDSAPLTDVEDLVQKQSSGTGQTPSVTNKRQRERSVEQPAESEPKSWREALGDPPSPGTTSEQLIEWIRFHKRKWRWQLDRRNRLYRSGRNKRMRTDQATIPSDALASTSARATTLGGFLRKTQQSLIEQTWQIVQVLAVDDLGHFIVWAVVGEELHKVRLTVPRIFYVNQRTPAPPEAGAEGEKSMWKKVHRVLPRARPVYHLYQYVVPEQVFRDNRLGLLADLAAPDIEGIYETQMTLEFRALAELGCLCGVQRSEARKLSTLATKDLDSFTIQQLEMRTLSNMGTYLKGSISGSGSSLSLRKIFLYQHVSPTGKREMWGLFSPGNRKALVIVLDTVRTNQLPTVKNLYASERIALLTGGTSEDTLPPVDMTFEVFMEVDAKQVYQRITRALVAYRDEKRGPTLLCLQTALGLHKLNQSLPVCLEFPEVPIHIADDAALLSGLDWQRHGARSMIRHFLNLNRVLEMMLDQCRYFQLPLGNMPPDTVLFGADLFYARLLFRHNFVLWCSSGPRPDLGGREADDGRLLAEFEDSISIVQNRPGLYRTVCVELTVESLAVSALLQAAKVQELEGTSSAITFDTVPQASLEELISTNGAPSLSNYDETALCGQAFRVMRLLVNAWLREVSINHNVFADFQIIHFYRWVRSSRALLYDPALRRALNTLMRKMFLQIVAEFRRMKADIIYADFNRIVIDTGKRTAVDAIGYTDYVVQNIRHRELFHSVSLSFQQAWEFVLWIDPTNYGGVRGNVPKEGTELSEQQSEEEEELALEMNWSLSEQLPEERKCRENFENFIVAFMQAIAEGVTPASALKKLACMAYGMVQKMHDGYARGADGPALEFVKAVTRTLHVTKDTEEELTAMRRNMLLLIGVGEFSDKAHWKEAVKSYILPEVICQACNHCRDLDLCKDSHRALKDGQQPVWLCAQCNVDYDNVEIEMRLLDVVQRKLMSYTLQDLRCTKCKQIKRENLATHCPCTGVFENLISAAELRRLLQTFHTLAQNYRMLVLEETVQHALQSESC from the exons ATGTTTTCGACTAACACAGGAAAATTTGCTGCCGAAAAGCCCGTCGG CGACGACACAAACGAGATCGGCTATCGGCAGTCGCGAGAAAATGATCAAATCGATCTCAAGTATGGGTTTGAACGCGTCAAGGATACACAGGAACGCACCGGATATCTCATCAATATGCATTCT ACGGAAATACTGAACGATGATCGACGGCTTGTGGCAGCGCTGGATATGTACTTTCTGAAAATGGATGGGACCCGCTACAAGATAACCGTGATTTATGCACCGTACCTGTTGCTAATCACTCGCGAAGGCCACTCGTTTGAGTTGGCGAAATTTTTAAGTAAAAAGTACTCCGGCCAACTACTCAAAGTCGAGCACCTGCAAAAAGAGGATCTCGATCTTCCCAACCATCTGAGCGGcctgaaacaaaatttgttaaAGCTTTCCTTCCCCAACACGACACAGATGAACCGGGTGAAGCGTGATCTAAACATTGCGGTCAAGAAAAATCGCGAGCGCGAAAAGGCCAACACTTTTTACATGCAAATGTTAAGTACGTCGCTATCGACCGCCATCCGCTGGGAGGACGATGAGGAGAGCGAGGGAAGAGCACCGAATCAGAATGTGGATTTCTATGATTACATCATGGACATGCGCGAACACGACGTACCGTACCATGTGcgtgtttcgatcgatttgaacATCTTCTGTGGCAGTTGGTACACGATTCGGTGCCGCAGTGGGATGGAAAACGACGAGCTGCCAGTGATCACTCCGCGGCCCGATATTCTCGATCGTCCCGAGCCGGTTGTCCTGGCGTTTGATATCGAAACGACGAAGCTGCCACTCAAGTTCCCGGATGCGCAAACCGATCAGATCATGATGATCTCATACATGATCGACGGACAGGGCTACCTGATCACCAACCGGGAGATCATAAGCGGCGATGTGGACGACTTCGAGTACACTCCGAAGCCAGAGTTCGAAGGTAACTTTATCGTGTTTAACGAACCGAACGAGCTGGGTCttttgcaaaagtttttcgaCCACATCCTCGACGTCAAGCCGCACATCTTTGTCACCTACAACGGAGACTTTTTCGACTGGCCATTCGTGGAGGCGAGGGCGGCCGTGTACGAGTTGGATATGCGCCGCGAGATTGGATTCGCGAAAGCAAACGCCCGCGACGGTAACTACCTCTGCCGGCCGGCAATGCACCtcgattgtttgtgttggGTGAAGCGTGACTCGTATCTGCCGGTCGGATCGCACGGATTGAAAGCGGTCGCCAAGAGCAAACTGCGCTACGATCCGGTCGAGCTGGATCCGGAGGAAATGTGTCGGATGGCAGTTGAACAACCGCAAGTGCTGGCAAACTATTCCGTGTCGGATGCTGTGGCCACGTACTATCTCTACATGAAGTATGTGCACCCGTTCATCTTTGCCCTGGCCACCATCATTCCGCTGGAGCCGGATGAGATTCTTCGCAAAGGTTCGGGCACACTGTGCGAGTCTCTCTTGATGAAAGAGGCGTTCAACGTGAATATCGTCTTCCCGAATAAGCAGATCGGTGAGTTGAACAAGCTCAGCAACGATGGGCACGTTCTGGACTCGGAAACCTACGTCGGAGGACACGTCGAGGCGCTCGAGTCTGGTGTCTTCCGGGCGGACATTAGCACGCGCTTCCGGCTCGATCAGGAGATGATTCGCCAACTGCAGCAGAACATCGACAGGGTATTGGAACAAGCAATCGTCACCGAGGAGGGAGTTCCGTTGGCCGATGTCATCAATTTCCAGGAGGTGAAGGAAGAAATCCAATCGACGCTGCAGCAACTGCACGACATTCCGACACGCCTGGAGCAGCCCGTCATCTACCATCTGGACGTGGGAGCGATGTACCCGAATATCATCCTCACCAACCGACTGCAACCATCGTCGATGGTGAGCGATGCAGATTGTGCCGCGTGTGAGTACAACCGACCGGAGGCACGCTGCAAACGCAACATGGAGTGGCTATGGCGTGGAGAGATGTTGCCCGCTAGTCGCAACGAATTTCAGCGCATCCAACAGCAGCTCGAGACGGAAAAGTTTCCTCCCCTGTTCCCGGGTGGACAGCAGCGCGCCTTCCACGAGCTGTCACGCGAAGATCAAGCCGCGTACGAAAAGAAGCGCCTTGCCGACTACTGCCGCAAGGCATACAAGAAGACCAAGGTGACCCGACTCGAGACGCGCACGTCCACCATCTGCCAGCGGGAGAACAGTTTCTACGTCGATACGGTACGAGCGTTTCGCGATCGACGCTACGAGTACAAGGGCATGACGAAGGTGGCCAAAGCGGCCGTTACAGCCGCGGTCAAGAGTGGCGATGCGGGTGAAATTAAGGCAGCCAAGGGCCGAGAGGTGCTGTACGACTCGTTGCAGCTGGCCCACAAGTGTATCCTGAATTCGTTCTACGGTTACGTCATGCGCAAAGGCGCCCGCTGGCATAGCATGCCAATGGCCGGAATCGTCTGTCTGACCGGATCGAACATCATTACGAAGGCACGCGAAATCATCGAGCGTGTCGGTCGTCCGCTCGAGCTCGACACCGACGGTATTTGGTGCATCCTGCCAGCGTCGTTCCCGCAGGAGTTCACCATCCGTACACGGCACGCcaagaaacaaacgatcaaCGTGTCATACCCGAACGCCGTGCTTAATACGATGGTGAAAGACCACTTCACCAACGATCAGTATCACGAGCTTGAGCgggaagccaccggaacggaggCACAGTACTCGATTCGCAAGGAAAACTCCATCTTCTTCGAGGTGGACGGCCCATACCTGGCGATGGTTCTGCCGGCGGCAAAGGAGGAAGGTAAACGGTTGAAGAAACGTTATGCCGTATTCAACTTTGACGGATCGCTCGCCGAGTTGAAGGGATTCGAAGTGAAACGCCGCGGTGAGCTGCAGCTGATCAAAATCTTCCAATCGTCCGTGTTCGAAGCGTTCCTGCAGGGTTCGACGCTCGAGCAGTGCTACGCGGCCGTGGCCAAGATTGCCGACTACTGGCTCGACGTGCTGTACAGCAAGGGTCACAACATGCCCGACGTTGAACTGTTCGAGCTGATCTCCGAGAATCGCTCGATGTCGCGCAAACTGGAAGACTACGGACAGCAAAAGTCCACCTCAATCTCGACCGCGAAACGGTTGGCCGAGTTTCTCGGTGACCAGATGGTGAAGGATGCGGGGCTAGCGTGTAAATTTGTGATTTCACGTAAACCCGAGGGCGCCCCCGTTACCGAGCGAGCCATTCCACTAGCCATCTTCCAGTCGGAACCAAGCGTCCGGCGGCACTATTTGCGCCGCTGGCTAAAGGACAGCACGATGGGTGACGCGGACATTCGCGAGGTCCTGGACTGGGGGTACTACATCGAGCGGCTGGGTGGTACGATCCAAAAGATCATCACCATTCCGGCGGCCCTACAAGGTCTTAATAATCCGGTGCCACGCGTCCAGCATCCGGATTGGCTGCATCGAAAGATGCTCGAAAAGAACGACACACTCAAGCAGCGACGCATCAACGAGATGTTCACGATGAGAGTAGAGAAACCGTGCGACTCAGCCCCACTGACCGATGTGGAGGACTTGGTACAGAAACAATCGTCTGGAACCGGCCAGACCCCGTCGGTTACGAACAAACGACAGCGGGAGCGTTCCGTCGAGCAACCAGCCGAATCGGAACCGAAGAGTTGGCGTGAAGCACTAGGCGATCCTCCGTCGCCAGGCACCACAAGTGAGCAGCTGATCGAGTGGATAAGATTTCACAAGCGCAAATGGCGCTGGCAGTTGGACCGACGGAATCGTCTCTATCGCAGCGGACGTAACAAGCGCATGCGAACGGACCAAGCTACCATACCGTCCGATGCGTTAGCTTCCACTTCTGCGCGTGCGACCACACTCGGTGGCTTTTTGCGTAAAACGCAACAATCGCTGATCGAGCAAACGTGGCAGATCGTACAGGTACTCGCCGTGGACGATCTGGGCCACTTCATCGTGTGGGCTGTGGTCGGTGAGGAGCTGCACAAAGTTCGGCTCACGGTACCGCGCATTTTCTACGTGAACCAACGGACGCCCGCCCCGCCGGAAGCGGGGGCAGAAGGAGAGAAATCGATGTGGAAGAAGGTACACCGTGTACTGCCCCGTGCTCGGCCGGTCTACCATCTTTACCAGTACGTCGTGCCGGAGCAGGTGTTCCGCGACAATCGGCTGGGACTGCTGGCCGATTTGGCAGCGCCCGATATCGAGGGTATCTACGAGACGCAGATGACACTGGAATTCCGTGCACTGGCCGAGCTCGGTTGTCTCTGTGGAGTGCAGCGCTCGGAAGCTCGAAAACTGTCCACACTCGCTACGAAAGATCTTGATTCGTTCACCATCCAGCAACTCGAGATGCGCACCCTTTCCAACATGGGCACCTATCTGAAGGGATCCATcagtggttccggttcgagcTTAAGCCTGCGCAAGATCTTCCTCTACCAGCACGTGTCCCCGACGGGCAAGCGGGAAATGTGGGGACTTTTTTCACCAGGCAACCGCAAAGCCCTCGTGATTGTGCTGGACACCGTGCGCACGAATCAGCTGCCGACGGTGAAGAATCTGTACGCCTCCGAACGGATCGCTCTTCTGACGGGGGGCACCAGCGAGGATACACTTCCCCCCGTGGATATGACCTTTGAGGTGTTTATGGAAGTCGACGCAAAGCAAGTTTATCAGCGCATCACGCGTGCGCTGGTTGCGTATCGGGACGAAAAACGTGGCCCCACGTTACTCTGCCTGCAGACGGCACTCGGACTGCACAAGCTCAACCAATCACTCCCGGTGTGTCTCGAGTTCCCCGAAGTGCCCATACACATTGCCGATGATGCGGCCCTGCTTTCCGGTCTCGATTGGCAGCGACACGGAGCCCGTTCGATGATACGCCATTTTCTGAACCTCAATCGCGTGCTCGAGATGATGCTGGACCAGTGTCGCTATTTCCAACTGCCACTCGGTAACATGCCCCCGGACACGGTGCTGTTCGGGGCGGATCTGTTTTACGCGCGGCTTCTCTTCCGGCACAACTTTGTGCTCTGGTGTTCGTCGGGTCCTCGGCCCGACTTGGGAGGACGTGAAGCGGACGACGGCCGTCTGCTGGCCGAGTTTGAGGACAGCATTTCGATTGTACAGAATCGGCCCGGTCTGTATCGCACGGTTTGCGTCGAGCTGACGGTGGAAAGTTTGGCCGTTTCGGCATTGCTGCAAGCGGCCAAGGTGCAGGAACTTGAGGGCACGTCTTCCGCTATCACATTCGACACGGTGCCACAAGCGTCGCTGGAGGAGTTGATCTCCACCAACGGGGCTCCATCGCTTTCGAACTACGACGAAACGGCCCTCTGCGGTCAAGCCTTTCGCGTAATGCGATTACTGGTGAATGCGTGGCTGCGCGAGGTGTCCATCAATCATAACGTGTTCGCCGACTTTCAAATCATCCACTTCTACCGCTGGGTACGATCCAGCCGTGCCCTTCTGTACGATCCGGCACTGCGCCGCGCCCTCAACACGCTGATGCGCAAGATGTTCCTGCAGATCGTGGCCGAATTCCGGCGCATGAAAGCGGACATCATCTACGCCGACTTCAATCGCATCGTTATCGATACCGGCAAACGGACCGCGGTCGACGCGATTGGTTACACCGATTATGTGGTGCAGAACATTCGCCACCGTGAACTTTTCCACAGCGTGTCGCTTTCCTTCCAGCAGGCCTGGGAATTCGTGCTGTGGATCGACCCCACCAACTACGGCGGAGTGCGAGGTAATGTGCCGAAGGAAGGGACGGAGCTGTCGGAGCAGCAGAgcgaggaggaagaggaactGGCGCTCGAGATGAACTGGAGCCTTTCGGAGCAACTGCCCGAGGAGCGAAAATGTCGCGAGAATTTCGAAAACTTTATCGTAGCCTTCATGCAAGCCATCGCCGAAGGTGTGACGCCCGCTAGCGCGCTCAAGAAATTAGCCTGCATGGCATACGGCATGGTACAAAAAATGCACGACGGTTATGCCCGCGGAGCCGATGGGCCGGCGCTTGAGTTTGTGAAAGCAGTCACCCGTACCCTGCACGTCACCAAGGACACCGAGGAGGAACTGACGGCCATGCGTCGCAACATGTTGCTCCTGATAGGGGTCGGTGAGTTCAGTGACAAAGCGCACTGGAAGGAGGCGGTCAAATCGTACATCCTGCCAGAGGTCATCTGCCAGGCGTGCAACCACTGTCGCGATCTGGACCTGTGCAAGGACAGCCATCGGGCACTGAAGGACGGTCAACAGCCGGTGTGGCTCTGCGCGCAGTGTAATGTCGACTACGATAATGTCGAGATCGAGATGCGGCTGCTGGATGTGGTCCAGCGCAAGCTAATGTCCTATACGCTGCAAGACCTGCGCTGTACCAAGTGCAAACAAATTAAGCGCGAAAATCTGGCCACGCACTGTCCCTGCACCGGAGTCTTCGAGAACCTCATCTCGGCCGCTGAACTGCGCCGTTTGTTGCAAACATTTCATACGCTCGCCCAAAACTACCGGATGCTAGTGCTGGAGGAAACCGTGCAACATGCACTGCAAAGTGAGAGCTGCTAA